From one Sphaeramia orbicularis chromosome 9, fSphaOr1.1, whole genome shotgun sequence genomic stretch:
- the mier3b gene encoding mesoderm induction early response protein 3 isoform X1, with protein sequence MAEASLGSSSPVGSLSSEDHDFDPTAEMLVHEYDDERTLEEEESLEGGRNFRSEIADLEKEGNMPLEELLAIYRYEASAGSSIDSSSGDLTDELPDMTLDKEEIAKDLLSGDYEEETQSSADDLTPSVTSHEATDFFPRTLRSNAISDGDKESDYDEDGPSPEDSRKEIMVGSQYQAEVPSCLCHYKDGEKVYEDEDELLWSPGTLPENKVRSFLFDVLSRTTDDKMGCDKPGMHVRDNEQALHELVKCNYNTREALERYCSHVKSSKEKSPPWSEEECKNFEHALQMYDKNFHLIQKHKVTTRTVAECVAFYYMWKKSERFDFFVQQNRFGKKKYSSYPGVTDLMDRLVDEAEGLAVDSSSSVCSGAGGGGRLETTTDQQLSLLNSITASDLTALSNSVATVCSPAEVSCLDSYSFPPLESLHRGGLNHDESLGFPSNGADSDCLNMLDAGFYHSDLGQLGGVCVNKDCERPSKRLKMALPDSFINDVSVGNLGVDFEARRTTTHHHRITGAKMAVSVTDFGSLAGSGEPNGFLGAHARHHTQHTAALQSE encoded by the exons ATGGCGGAG GCTTCCCTAGGGAGTTCAAGTCCAG TTGGCTCTTTATCGTCAGAGGACCATGACTTTGACCCAACAGCAGAAATGTTAGTTCATGAGTATGATGACGAGAGGACTCTGGAGGAGGAAGAGTCCCTGGAAGGAGGCAGGAACTTCAGATCAGAGATTGCAGATCTTGAAAAG gaGGGGAACATGCCTTTAGAGGAACTGCTGGCAATTTATCGCTATGAAGCCTCAGCAGGTTCCAGTATAGACAGTTCCTCAGGGGACCTGACCGATGAGCTTCCTGACATGACTTTGGACAAG GAGGAAATAGCCAAAGACCTGTTATCTGGGGACTATGAAGAGGAGACTCAGTCTTCAGCTGATGACCTCACCCCATCGGTCACCTCTCATGAGGCCACTGATTTCTTCCCAAGAACACTTCGAT ctAATGCTATCTCTGATGGCGATAAAGAGTCAGATTATGATGAAGATGGTCCAAGCCCAGAGGACTCCAGAAAG GAAATCATGGTGGGATCACAGTACCAAGCAGAGGTTCCCTCTTGCCTCTGTCACTACAAAGATGGAGAGAAAG tttatgaagatgaagatgagttATTATGGAGCCCAGGTACATTGCCAGAAAACAAGGTTAGGAGTTTCTTGTTTGACGTTTTGTCACGGACAACAGATGACAAGATGGGATGTGACAAACCAGGCATGCATGTCCGAGACAATGAACAG GCTTTGCATGAGCTGGTAAAGTGTAACTACAACACCCGTGAAGCACTAGAGAGATACTGCAGCCACGTAAAGTCCTCTAAAG aaaaaTCACCTCCGTGGTCAGAAGAAGAGTGCAAGAACTTTGAGCACGCACTACAGATGTATGACAAGAATTTTCACCTCATTCAGAAACACAAA GTCACAACACGAACAGTTGCAGAATGTGTGGCATTTTACTACATGTGGAAGAAGTCAGAGCGCTTTGACTTCTTTGTGCAGCAGAATCGGTTTGGGAAGAAAAAGTACAGCAGCTATCCTGGTGTGAC TGACCTGATGGACAGGCTGGTGGACGAAGCAGAGGGACTGGCAGTGGACAGTTCCTCCTCTGTGTGCTCAGGAGCAGGTGGAGGCGGTAGGTTGGAGACGACCACAGACCAACAGCTCAGCTTACTCAACTCCATCACTGCCAGTGACCTCACAG CGTTGAGTAACAGCGTAGCCACAGTGTGCAGCCCTGCGGAGGTCAGCTGTTTAGACTCCTACAGCTTCCCTCCACTGGAGAGTCTTCATCGCGGGGGCCTGAATCACGACGAATCCCTTGGGTTTCCTTCCAACGGCGCCGACTCCGACTGTCTCAACATGCTCGACGCTGGCTTCTACCATTCAGACCTGGGTCAGCTCGGAGGGGTGTGCGTCAACAAGGATTGTGAGCGGCCCTCTAAGAGACTCAAGATGGCACTGCCTGACTCCTTTATCAATGATGTCTCTGTGGGTAACCTTGGGGTGGACTTCGAAGCACGACGGACAACAACACACCACCACAGAATCACCGGTGCCAAAATGGCAGTGTCCGTCACAGACTTTGGGAGCTTGGCTGGCAGCGGTGAACCCAACGGGTTCCTGGGAGCACATGCACGGCACCACACACAGCACACAGCAGCACTTCAGTCAGAGTGA
- the mier3b gene encoding mesoderm induction early response protein 3 isoform X2: MLVHEYDDERTLEEEESLEGGRNFRSEIADLEKEGNMPLEELLAIYRYEASAGSSIDSSSGDLTDELPDMTLDKEEIAKDLLSGDYEEETQSSADDLTPSVTSHEATDFFPRTLRSNAISDGDKESDYDEDGPSPEDSRKEIMVGSQYQAEVPSCLCHYKDGEKVYEDEDELLWSPGTLPENKVRSFLFDVLSRTTDDKMGCDKPGMHVRDNEQALHELVKCNYNTREALERYCSHVKSSKEKSPPWSEEECKNFEHALQMYDKNFHLIQKHKVTTRTVAECVAFYYMWKKSERFDFFVQQNRFGKKKYSSYPGVTDLMDRLVDEAEGLAVDSSSSVCSGAGGGGRLETTTDQQLSLLNSITASDLTALSNSVATVCSPAEVSCLDSYSFPPLESLHRGGLNHDESLGFPSNGADSDCLNMLDAGFYHSDLGQLGGVCVNKDCERPSKRLKMALPDSFINDVSVGNLGVDFEARRTTTHHHRITGAKMAVSVTDFGSLAGSGEPNGFLGAHARHHTQHTAALQSE; encoded by the exons ATGTTAGTTCATGAGTATGATGACGAGAGGACTCTGGAGGAGGAAGAGTCCCTGGAAGGAGGCAGGAACTTCAGATCAGAGATTGCAGATCTTGAAAAG gaGGGGAACATGCCTTTAGAGGAACTGCTGGCAATTTATCGCTATGAAGCCTCAGCAGGTTCCAGTATAGACAGTTCCTCAGGGGACCTGACCGATGAGCTTCCTGACATGACTTTGGACAAG GAGGAAATAGCCAAAGACCTGTTATCTGGGGACTATGAAGAGGAGACTCAGTCTTCAGCTGATGACCTCACCCCATCGGTCACCTCTCATGAGGCCACTGATTTCTTCCCAAGAACACTTCGAT ctAATGCTATCTCTGATGGCGATAAAGAGTCAGATTATGATGAAGATGGTCCAAGCCCAGAGGACTCCAGAAAG GAAATCATGGTGGGATCACAGTACCAAGCAGAGGTTCCCTCTTGCCTCTGTCACTACAAAGATGGAGAGAAAG tttatgaagatgaagatgagttATTATGGAGCCCAGGTACATTGCCAGAAAACAAGGTTAGGAGTTTCTTGTTTGACGTTTTGTCACGGACAACAGATGACAAGATGGGATGTGACAAACCAGGCATGCATGTCCGAGACAATGAACAG GCTTTGCATGAGCTGGTAAAGTGTAACTACAACACCCGTGAAGCACTAGAGAGATACTGCAGCCACGTAAAGTCCTCTAAAG aaaaaTCACCTCCGTGGTCAGAAGAAGAGTGCAAGAACTTTGAGCACGCACTACAGATGTATGACAAGAATTTTCACCTCATTCAGAAACACAAA GTCACAACACGAACAGTTGCAGAATGTGTGGCATTTTACTACATGTGGAAGAAGTCAGAGCGCTTTGACTTCTTTGTGCAGCAGAATCGGTTTGGGAAGAAAAAGTACAGCAGCTATCCTGGTGTGAC TGACCTGATGGACAGGCTGGTGGACGAAGCAGAGGGACTGGCAGTGGACAGTTCCTCCTCTGTGTGCTCAGGAGCAGGTGGAGGCGGTAGGTTGGAGACGACCACAGACCAACAGCTCAGCTTACTCAACTCCATCACTGCCAGTGACCTCACAG CGTTGAGTAACAGCGTAGCCACAGTGTGCAGCCCTGCGGAGGTCAGCTGTTTAGACTCCTACAGCTTCCCTCCACTGGAGAGTCTTCATCGCGGGGGCCTGAATCACGACGAATCCCTTGGGTTTCCTTCCAACGGCGCCGACTCCGACTGTCTCAACATGCTCGACGCTGGCTTCTACCATTCAGACCTGGGTCAGCTCGGAGGGGTGTGCGTCAACAAGGATTGTGAGCGGCCCTCTAAGAGACTCAAGATGGCACTGCCTGACTCCTTTATCAATGATGTCTCTGTGGGTAACCTTGGGGTGGACTTCGAAGCACGACGGACAACAACACACCACCACAGAATCACCGGTGCCAAAATGGCAGTGTCCGTCACAGACTTTGGGAGCTTGGCTGGCAGCGGTGAACCCAACGGGTTCCTGGGAGCACATGCACGGCACCACACACAGCACACAGCAGCACTTCAGTCAGAGTGA